One Balneola sp. DNA window includes the following coding sequences:
- a CDS encoding D-glycerate dehydrogenase, which translates to MSSSLPHILVTEPIPKNVISFLREHGTVTVAEKGTYQTEEDLIRDIPSYDALLCMLSSPVTEKVLEAGEKLQVVANFAVGYDNIDVEAAHKRGVKVANTPDVLTEACGDYAMGLLLALSRKFKEAEQYLRDGKFKGWEPLGFLGMELRDRTLGIIGMGRIGQAFAHRAKAFGMNIIYHNRTPIDSETEQELKAEYIKDHKELARRSDVISLNCPLTPETHHLVDKKFLETLPGHALLVNISRGAVIDEAALAEALHNKTIAGAALDVFEEEPKVHPNLLSAPNTVLLPHIASATHRTREDIGMLAAEAITSVLDGKADHKIPNLISP; encoded by the coding sequence TTGAGTTCTTCGTTACCGCATATCCTTGTTACAGAACCCATTCCTAAAAATGTAATTTCATTTCTAAGGGAGCACGGTACAGTTACCGTAGCAGAGAAAGGCACTTATCAGACTGAAGAAGACCTTATCCGAGACATTCCTTCTTATGATGCTCTTTTGTGCATGCTTTCTAGCCCGGTTACTGAAAAGGTTTTAGAAGCAGGTGAGAAACTTCAGGTAGTGGCAAACTTTGCCGTCGGATATGATAATATCGATGTTGAGGCTGCGCATAAGAGAGGCGTTAAAGTAGCCAACACGCCCGATGTTCTTACCGAAGCTTGTGGCGACTATGCCATGGGTTTACTTCTGGCCCTTTCAAGAAAGTTCAAAGAGGCTGAGCAATACTTAAGGGATGGTAAGTTCAAAGGCTGGGAACCACTTGGGTTTCTTGGGATGGAGTTGAGAGACCGAACTTTAGGGATCATTGGAATGGGGAGAATAGGTCAGGCTTTTGCCCATCGCGCCAAAGCTTTTGGGATGAATATCATTTATCACAACCGTACTCCTATCGACTCTGAAACTGAACAGGAACTTAAGGCTGAATATATCAAAGACCACAAAGAGCTTGCACGGCGGTCTGATGTGATTAGTTTGAATTGCCCGCTCACCCCAGAAACTCATCATTTGGTGGATAAAAAGTTTTTGGAAACACTTCCCGGTCATGCCTTGCTGGTTAATATTTCAAGAGGGGCCGTTATTGATGAGGCAGCTTTAGCAGAAGCACTTCATAATAAAACTATAGCCGGTGCCGCTCTGGATGTTTTTGAAGAAGAACCAAAAGTTCATCCTAATCTGCTTTCTGCACCTAACACCGTCTTGCTTCCCCATATTGCGAGTGCTACCCACCGAACGAGAGAGGATATCGGAATGCTGGCCGCAGAAGCAATCACCTCCGTTCTTGATGGCAAAGCTGATCATAAAATACCAAACTTGATTAGCCCCTAA
- the rsfS gene encoding ribosome silencing factor, with the protein MTDIKQPAKKQFKNSYSDDSPNSQEMVEVITEALLSRKGKEITVLDVSKLTTLTDYFVVCHGNSDVQVKALSDAVEEDIREKMGERAWKKEGLQGRSWVILDFVNIVVHVMSKEKRDFYGLERMWNDAEVTYIKDEDEE; encoded by the coding sequence ATGACAGACATTAAACAACCGGCAAAGAAACAATTTAAAAATTCCTATTCGGATGACTCTCCAAATTCACAAGAAATGGTGGAAGTTATCACAGAAGCTTTACTAAGCCGAAAAGGTAAAGAAATTACCGTGCTGGATGTTTCAAAGCTTACCACACTTACCGATTATTTTGTAGTCTGCCACGGTAACTCTGATGTACAGGTTAAGGCTCTTTCTGATGCTGTTGAAGAAGACATCAGAGAAAAGATGGGTGAAAGAGCTTGGAAGAAAGAGGGACTTCAGGGTCGCTCATGGGTTATCCTCGACTTTGTAAACATTGTAGTCCACGTAATGAGTAAAGAGAAGCGCGACTTTTACGGTCTTGAGCGCATGTGGAATGATGCAGAGGTGACTTATATAAAAGATGAGGACGAGGAGTAA